A genomic segment from Littorina saxatilis isolate snail1 unplaced genomic scaffold, US_GU_Lsax_2.0 scaffold_1297, whole genome shotgun sequence encodes:
- the LOC138954438 gene encoding uncharacterized protein: protein MGGQVHCPLTNLQVKAVKYLGVTIQSDLCWDDHINNIVSKANKTLGFLRRNLKISSRSVKEQAYKAFVRPILEYASSVWDPHTQKNIDKLEAVQRRAARFVCNRYHNTSSVSRMLDSLGWQSLEERRKLARLSMLYKITNSIVHCPGIKSKLAPLPPRQRRGHCQQFGLITCRTQYRSAAFLPSTVKDWNSLPAAVVEARTVDTFVSRASH, encoded by the coding sequence ATGGGCGGTCAAGTTCATTGTCCCCTAACAAACCTTCAAGTGAAGGCGGTCAAGTACCTGGGTGTGACCATTCAGAGTGACCTGTGCTGGGACGACCACATCAACAACATCGTCAGCAAGGCAAACAAGACCCTGGGGTTCCTGCGGCGCAATCTGAAGATCTCATCAAGATCCGTGAAAGAGCAGGCGTACAAGGCCTTTGTCAGGCCTATCCTGGAGTACGCCTCGTCAGTATGGGACCCGCACACCCAGAAGAACATCGACAAGCTGGAGGCCGTCCAGAGACGAGCTGCCCGATTCGTCTGCAACCGCTACCACAACACGTCAAGTGTCAGCCGGATGCTGGACTCCCTTGGGTGGCAGTCTCTGGAGGAGCGCAGGAAGCTTGCCCGCCTATCGATGCTCTACAAGATCACGAACAGCATCGTCCACTGTCCGGGCATCAAGTCGAAGCTGGCCCCTTTACCACCACGCCAGCGAAGAGGCCATTGCCAGCAGTTCGGCCTCATCACCTGCCGCACTCAGTATCGGAGTGCCGCTTTTCTACCCAGCACAGTGAAGGactggaactctctaccagcagctgtcgtcgaggcccgcactgtcgacacctttgtgtcgcgcgcctcgcactaa